The following are encoded together in the Thermosipho japonicus genome:
- a CDS encoding phospho-sugar mutase, with protein sequence MILFGTGGIRGVMREGEFDEKTVMVASKGVSNYMKDNNLNKIIIAYDTRNNSRKFAKLAAQVFSADNHEVKIFDRPVPTPVLSFAVRYLKYDMGVVITASHNPPEYNGYKVYTSNGVQAVPSITNVLSRYVENAWNLPINLSENYEFVGDDILNVYINKVVELISTDLSGLKVVYTPLHGTGAFPVVKVLEKLGAEVIKVEEQMVPDGNFPTVTTPNPEDDEALVLLYKYQKQYGSDLAIATDPDCDRVGVVWKGKRLTGNQVGILIADYLLKDADESSMIVKTIVTTNMVKPMCDEKGVKLFETPTGFKFIGDLAEKSSYKFLFGFEESCGYLTGDIARDKDAVIGSALIASVAKHYDLIERLNHLYEKYGYYFERLLNFKFKELSIAKKLYEKIKAGNIPFDANIVDYSKGYKDIEPNETIKLEFEDASIFVRPSGTEPKLKAYVMVHSDNREYAEKRLQELSVSFSSFIESMI encoded by the coding sequence GTGATATTGTTTGGTACTGGTGGAATACGTGGAGTTATGAGAGAGGGAGAATTTGATGAGAAAACTGTTATGGTGGCAAGTAAGGGCGTTTCAAATTACATGAAAGATAATAATCTTAACAAAATTATAATAGCATATGATACGAGAAATAATTCAAGAAAATTTGCAAAATTAGCAGCTCAAGTTTTTTCTGCGGATAATCACGAAGTTAAAATTTTTGATAGACCTGTACCAACACCTGTTTTATCGTTTGCAGTTAGATATCTAAAATATGACATGGGAGTTGTAATTACAGCGAGTCATAATCCACCAGAATATAATGGTTACAAAGTTTATACTTCAAACGGAGTTCAGGCAGTACCAAGTATAACTAATGTATTATCAAGGTATGTAGAAAACGCTTGGAATTTACCAATAAATTTATCAGAAAATTATGAGTTTGTTGGAGATGATATTTTAAATGTTTATATTAATAAAGTAGTAGAATTAATTTCTACAGATTTGAGTGGTCTTAAGGTAGTTTATACTCCTCTTCATGGTACAGGTGCATTCCCTGTAGTTAAAGTTTTAGAAAAGTTAGGAGCAGAAGTCATTAAGGTAGAGGAACAAATGGTTCCAGATGGTAATTTTCCAACGGTTACTACACCAAACCCTGAGGATGATGAAGCGTTGGTGTTGTTATATAAGTATCAAAAACAGTACGGTTCAGATTTAGCAATAGCCACTGATCCTGATTGTGATAGAGTAGGTGTTGTTTGGAAAGGTAAAAGACTTACGGGAAATCAAGTAGGAATTTTAATAGCAGATTACTTATTAAAAGATGCAGATGAATCATCGATGATTGTAAAAACTATTGTTACTACTAATATGGTAAAGCCAATGTGTGATGAAAAAGGAGTGAAGCTATTTGAGACTCCAACAGGGTTTAAATTTATTGGAGATCTTGCAGAAAAAAGTAGTTATAAATTTTTATTTGGTTTTGAGGAAAGTTGTGGTTATCTTACAGGTGATATAGCAAGAGACAAAGATGCAGTAATAGGTTCTGCTTTAATTGCATCTGTTGCAAAACACTATGATTTAATTGAAAGATTGAATCATTTGTATGAAAAATATGGCTATTATTTTGAAAGATTGTTGAATTTTAAATTTAAAGAGCTTTCAATTGCAAAAAAACTTTATGAAAAAATTAAAGCAGGGAATATCCCATTTGATGCTAATATAGTAGATTATTCAAAGGGATACAAAGATATTGAACCTAATGAAACTATAAAGTTAGAATTTGAAGATGCATCTATTTTTGTTAGACCATCTGGAACTGAACCAAAACTAAAAGCTTATGTTATGGTTCACTCAGATAATAGGGAATATGCTGAAAAAAGGCTTCAAGAACTTTCGGTTTCCTTTTCCTCTTTCATTGAGAGTATGATCTGA
- a CDS encoding cupin domain-containing protein codes for MKLGKKIKTLRIARGYTQEELADRCDLSRSFISQLENDQVSPSIDTLERILRVLGSDLKTFFSTDKRQEKIVFKASERVPMYLDEYGIKGYILMDNIEDKSIDPKLIELAPGAETEEEDPHEGDEFGYVISGKLELILDGKVYKVNQGDCFYYCSDRKHKIRNPYEKSVKFLWIDIE; via the coding sequence TTGAAATTAGGTAAGAAAATAAAGACTTTACGCATTGCAAGGGGGTACACGCAAGAAGAGCTAGCAGACAGATGTGATCTTTCAAGAAGTTTTATTTCTCAACTTGAAAATGATCAGGTATCGCCTTCAATAGACACTTTAGAAAGGATTTTAAGAGTTTTAGGTAGCGATTTAAAAACTTTCTTTTCTACAGATAAAAGACAAGAAAAAATAGTATTTAAAGCAAGTGAAAGAGTTCCAATGTACCTGGATGAATACGGAATAAAAGGATATATACTCATGGATAATATCGAAGATAAATCGATTGACCCGAAACTTATTGAATTAGCACCAGGTGCTGAGACAGAAGAAGAAGATCCACATGAAGGTGATGAGTTTGGATACGTAATAAGTGGGAAGTTGGAATTAATTTTAGATGGTAAGGTGTATAAAGTAAATCAAGGCGACTGTTTTTACTACTGTTCAGATAGAAAACATAAAATAAGAAACCCATATGAAAAGAGTGTAAAATTTCTTTGGATAGATATTGAATAA
- the speD gene encoding adenosylmethionine decarboxylase: MKSLGRHIIAEFYDCDKEILDNVEKIEQSMKNAAYETGATLVNSSFHRFLPYGVSGVVVISESHLTIHTWPEYGYAAVDLFTCGDDVDPWKAFTYLKEVLKSQRVHVVEHLRGKYDEIGIPENSPHKMEV; the protein is encoded by the coding sequence ATGAAAAGCTTAGGAAGACATATCATAGCAGAATTTTATGACTGTGACAAGGAAATTCTTGACAATGTTGAAAAAATTGAGCAATCAATGAAAAACGCAGCGTATGAAACTGGCGCTACGCTAGTTAACTCCTCATTCCATAGATTCCTCCCTTACGGAGTAAGTGGAGTAGTAGTTATATCAGAATCTCATTTAACAATTCATACATGGCCTGAATACGGTTACGCCGCTGTAGATTTGTTTACATGTGGAGACGATGTAGATCCATGGAAGGCTTTTACATATCTAAAAGAAGTTTTGAAATCTCAGAGAGTACATGTTGTAGAACATTTAAGGGGAAAATACGACGAAATTGGAATTCCAGAAAATTCCCCACATAAAATGGAGGTGTAA